In Tripterygium wilfordii isolate XIE 37 chromosome 15, ASM1340144v1, whole genome shotgun sequence, one DNA window encodes the following:
- the LOC120016549 gene encoding IRK-interacting protein-like — translation MKPPSSSSASSRSPSSLHPPSSLCTPIQECEREEDELSETKSQSRPSTGRIGKSPSLTYHPTPLHEKEVKAKKKCEEDGSVMCNKCRPHSREKISVVPLDNNGGVNKHSFPIVSPNTIFKSIFSSLTRKSPKSADSREEQWKIAVAELSHKLIQATRKREEAVLEASRLKYSMAESEKKLNKLEIYCHNLKSGFDKCTGNSPHVYQHSVIGDKAIEQFLVSVSDARSSVRLLSRSLTLQARHVGTKVYERISTLLQPYGIKISISKNPKSVLFYLEALLNYCFFEDFESIGYQKNSTNQILNPIDRCEANYDSFNVLKKLTWEEVLSKGTRHFSEEFSRFCDRKMNEIVAMLEWNRAWPEPLLQAFFGASKSVWLVHLLANSVHPSLPIFRVDKDVSFDSGYMEDMGGDRANKLVPITVRIMVAPGFYVYSNVVKCKVLCRYHNQGLTPSP, via the exons ATGAAGCCTCCGTCGTCCTCCTCTGCTTCCTCCAGATCCCCTTCTTCACTCCATCCCCCATCCTCTCTCTGCACCCCG ATTCAAGAATGTGAAAGAGAAGAAGACGAGCTTAGTGAAACGAAATCGCAATCCAGGCCAAGTACTGGTCGTATCGGAAAATCTCCCAGTCTTACGTACCATCCAACACCACTTCATGAAAAGGAAGTAAAAGCCAAGAAAAAATGTGAAGAAGATGGGTCGGTCATGTGCAACAAATGCCGGCCACACTCGCGAGAGAAGATTTCGGTGGTTCCGTTGGACAACAACGGCGGCGTAAACAAACACTCATTCCCAATCGTTAGTCCCAACACAATTTTCAAGTCAATCTTCTCATCTTTGACAAGAAAGAGCCCCAAGTCGGCTGATTCAAGGGAGGAGCAATGGAAGATTGCGGTGGCTGAGCTGTCACATAAGTTGATTCAAGcaacaagaaagagagaagaggcTGTTCTCGAAGCTTCCAGGTTAAAGTACTCCATGGCTGAATCAGAGAAGAAATTGAACAAACTTGAAATCTACTGTCACAATCTGAAGTCTGGATTTGACAAATGCACTGGGAATTCACCGCATGTTTATCAACACAGCGTGATAGGTGATAAAGCAATAGAGCAGTTTCTGGTCTCTGTTTCTGACGCTAGGTCCTCTGTTCGCTTGTTAAGTCGGTCACTAACTTTGCAAGCGAGGCACGTAGGAACCAAAGTTTATGAAAGAATATCTACGCTTCTACAACCTTATGGAATCAAGATTTCAATCTCCAAGAACCCCAAGAGTGTTCTATTCTATTTAGAGGCTCTGTTGAACTATTGTTTCTTCGAAGATTTCGAGTCAATCGGGTACCAAAAGAACTCAACAAATCAAATCCTGAACCCAATTGATAGATGTGAAGCGAACTACGATTCGTTTAATGTCTTGAAAAAATTAACCTGGGAGGAGGTGTTAAGCAAGGGAACAAGGCATTTCAGTGAGGAATTTAGCAGGTTTTGTGACAGGAAAATGAATGAGATTGTGGCGATGTTGGAGTGGAACAGGGCGTGGCCAGAGCCATTGTTGCAGGCCTTCTTTGGTGCCTCAAAAAGCGTGTGGTTGGTACACCTTTTGGCTAACTCAGTGCATCCAAGCTTGCCTATCTTTAGGGTGGATAAAGATGTCAGCTTTGATTCGGGTTACATGGAGGACATGGGTGGCGACCGAGCCAATAAGTTGGTTCCGATCACCGTCCGAATCATGGTTGCACCTGGTTTCTATGTCTACAGCAATGTGGTCAAGTGCAAGGTGCTTTGCAGGTACCATAATCAGGGTCTAACCCCATCACCTTAG